The Anaerolineae bacterium genome contains the following window.
GCAGCGCGCCTTCATCAGCCACACCCCATCGAGGCACATCCTTTGGCCCTGGAAGAAGTGCCAGATCCAGAGCCAGGCGCTGGTCAGATCCGCCTGCGTGTCCGGGCCTGTGGGCTTTGTCACACCGATCTACACACGATCGAGGGGGAGTTAACGCTGCCGCGCTTGCCGATCATCCCTGGACATCAGGTCGTGGGCGAGGTAGACCAGCTCGGGCCGGGGGTGACGCGTTTCCGCCTCGGCGATCGCGTAGGCGTGCCCTGGCTCTATCGCACCTGCGGCCAGTGCGAATACTGCCGTTGCGGCCAGGAAAACTTATGCGATCAAGCTCAGTTCACCGGCTTGCACGTGGATGGCGGCTATGCCCAGCACATGGTTGTAGATCAGGATTTCGCCTATCGGCTGCCGGGCGGATATGACGACTTTCAGGTGGCACCGTTGCTGTGCGCTGGCATCATTAGCTACCGCGCACTGCGCCTGAGCGAGATCCGTCCCGGTGGCCGCCTGGGGCTGTATGGCTTCGGTGCGTCTGCCCACATCGCAATTCAAGTGGCCATCCATTGGGGCTGTGAGGTATACGTTTTCACGCGCAGCGAACATCATCGCCAACTGGCGCGCGTCCTCGGCGCGGCTTGGACCGGCCGTGCTGAGGATATGCCACCTCACCCGCTCGATAGCAGCGTCATCTTTGCGCCTGCTGGCTCGCTAGTTCCAGAGGCGCTGCGGGTGCTGCGCAAGGGTGGCACTATCGCCCTGGCCGGCATCTATATGACGCCCATCCCTGAGCTACCTTATGAGCGGCTGTACTGGGAGCGCACGGTGCGCAGCGTGGCCAACAGCACTCGCCAGGACGCTGAGGAGCTGCTGCAGCTGGCGCCACAGATCCCGATCCGGACACATGTGGAGCTTTATCCGCTGGCACAGGTGAATCAGGCGTTGGAGCGCCTCAAACGAGGCGAGATAAACGGCTCAGCCGTGCTGGAGATCCCCTGACCCTTAGGTCTTATCCCGGATGCACTGGGAAAGGCACAAGCGAGATGGCTATTGTATGGGTTTTTCTGGCCTTTGTAGCCGGTTGGGCGCTCTTGATGGGAGCGTACATCTGGCGCGAGGCGCGGCATTGGGGCATACGGCACCCGAGCATCTGGTATCTGGTTCTGCGCGGCGTGGTAGATCCCTTGCGTTTCTGGTATTTTGAGCGTCCCATCCATTGGCCGGCGGAGGCACGGGAGAAGTGGCTGAGGGCGATAGCGCAACGTCTAGGCCTTAGGGATGTGCGAGCCGCTCGCTGTCCGTTGTGCAATAGCGAGATCCCCAACGCTTGGAACGTAGACCGTCGTGGCCGGCTGACCGTCGGCCCTGGCCCAGTGCATTGTCCTCGATGTGACTTCCGGCTTGATGCTTGCCGTCACTGCCAGTACTTCCAGCCGGCGGGTGCCTCATCGGGGGGGGCATGGAGCGGGATAGGGATGTCGTGGACCCATGGGCGCTGTACTTTTTACAAGTCTGTCCAGCCAGTGGAAGAGATCACCACGGCAGACATGGCAAGGCGGATGCGCGAGCGGGGATATACGCATCTGCGCGCGCCGACGCCTATCGCCGATTCGTACATCCCGCTCGACATATGTCAAGCCTTCGCATTGGAGCCCAAGTTCCTGCCTCATAGCGGTATGCGTAAGCCTGGGCGCCGTCAGCGGTGGGCATTGCGCGTGATCGCCGAGGCGCAGCCATCTGAGCCTATACCGATGCCACAGCAAAGGGCGTCAGTATCAACTCAAGAGGAAACACCTTCGCTCAGCGACGAAGAGCAGTGGCTGCTCTAGCTTTCTCGCAAGAGGTAGAGGAGATGAAACACGCTTTGTTCGAGGGGCTGGTCGTCAACGAAGCCGGCCAGCCGGCTGAGGTGGTTTATCTTGGTGAAGAGCCATTCTATGTGATCCTGGATGGCGACTTTCGCCGCCACGTGCCAGCGCAATCCATAGATTACCAGGTAATGTGCTGGCTGCGTGATCAGATCATCGCTCACCAGGACATCGTGACCCAGCAAGCGATGGCGATGTTGGGACGCGATGACCTGTTTACCAAGGCTATGCTCGACTCCTCGATCCGTAACCTGGATCGCCACATAGAACAACTGATCCAAGTTGGCCTTCCCGAGGCAGCGCGAGCCTGGCTGGGCCTAATGGGCTTCCTTGTCGTCGTGGACGTGCACGGCGAAGTAGTATCCATCAACCTGCCCGGCGAATCCATCGCAGACGACGAATGACCCTTGACCGTAACACATCTAAGTTTCATGCGTAAAAACTGACCACTGTGCCTTCAACATTATTATTTTAAAAGGGGATCTCTTCTTCGTCTAGGCTAGCCGGCAGCTCCTCAACCAACTGAGGCGTGCTAGCCGGCGGGATAGTCGCGGCTTCACGTGCCCCAAGGAAGCGGACATTACGAGCGGTTAATTCCAGCGTGGCGCGCGGCTGGCCATCTTGCCCTACCCAAGCCGAGGCGTCAATGTCCCCTTCCACTAAAACCAGCCGTCCTTTGGACAGATACTGATTACATTGTTCCGCTAGCTTGCCCCATGTGGTAACCCGAAACCATGTAGTCTTCTCCTGGTTCTGGCCATCCCGGTCCACCCATCTTCGCGTGGTGGCCACGCTAAAAGAACAGACTGCCTGCCCAGAAGGGGTATATCGCATCTCCGGATCCCGGCCGAGATGCCCAATCACGATCGTCCGCTGGTACATACGCCATCCTCGCTTTCTAGTCTCCTCGCTATCACCATCAGGGACATCCCCCTAAATGGCCCGCTAACAACAAATCATACCCCCAAATGCTGTAAAAGTCAAACGGCGAGAACATTTGTTCTTCAATCGCATTCTGCGAGGAGGGAGAGGCCCGCCGGCTGCAGCGAGAGCGCGATCTCTTCCCCGGGCGCGGGCAATGGCTGCCCCAGCGGCCGCACGTCCAGCTCCAGCGTGATATCATCCCCGCAAGCCATCCGCACGTGATAGTGGCTGCCGCGAAACGAGCGGTCGAGCACGCGCCCACGCACCACGTTAGGCGTTAGTCTGTCCACAGCCAACACAGCCGCTTCCGGCCGAATCAACACTGTGACCCGCTCGCCTGAGGCGCAGCCTCCTGCATCAGAAACGATCAGCGTGCCCAGTGCTGTCTCCACATGTTCCGGCCCTACCACGCGGCCGGGGATCAAATTGGGTAGCCCCAGAAAATAAGCTACAAATGAATCAACAGGATGGCAATACACTTCCTCCGGCATCCCCTCCTGCACCACCCGTCCGGCGCGCAGGATCACGACCCGATCGGCCAGCGCAAATGCCTCTTGCTGATCGTGAGTAACGTAGATGGTTGTGACGCCTACCTGGCGCAAAATCCGTCGTAGCTCCTCCAGCAATTGCTCGCGCAGCGCGCGATCCAGTGAGCCTAGCGGTTCATCCAGCATGAGCAGGCGCGGCTGCGGTGCCAAGGAACGGGCTAGCGCCACACGCTGTTGCTCTCCGCCGGAGAGCTCGAAGACGCGACGCCGCTCGTACCCCTTCAATCCCACCAGCTCCAGCATCTCGCTCACCCGTCGGATGATCCGCGCTCGATCCCACCCTTGCATCTCCAGCCCAAAGGCGACATTTTGAGCCACATCCCGATGCGGAAAGAGGGCGTAATCCTGGAACATCAGCCCAAAGCCACGACGGTGGGCCGGCACGCCTGCCATATCTTGCCCGCCGAAGCGCACGACGCCCGCATCAGGTGTTTCTAGCCCGGCGATCACGCGCAACAGCGTCGTCTTGCCGCAGCCGCTCGGCCCTAGAAGCGCGACCATCTCGCCCTGTGCTATCTGCAGTGACACCTCGCGCACGGCGGGGGTGCCATCATATGTCTTGGATACGCGCTCGAGCTCCAGCAGCGTCGTCATCGTCAAAACTCCCCGATGTCCCGATAGCGGAATCGTTCAATAAGGAGCAGGCCCGCGATGCACACCGCCATCAGCAATACACTCATCGCCAGCGCCTGACCATAATTCAGCGCGCCAGGCTGGCCGAGGAAGCGATAGATCGCGATCGGCATCGTCGGAAACTCGGGCCGGGCGATCAGGGCTGTGGCGCCGAACTCGCCCAAGCTGACGGTGAAGGCGAACACTGCGCCCACCAATATCGCCCGCCCTATGATGGGCAGGTCCACCTGCAGCCATACCCGCATCGGCGAGGCTCCTAGCACGGTTGCGGCCTCGCGCCAGCGCGGGTTGAGCCCGCGCAGCACCGGCAGTAGCGAGCGCACCACAAACGGGAAAGCCACCAATGTGTGGGCTAGCGGTACCAGGGCAGGCGACGTGCGCAAGTTCAACGGCGGCTGATCCAGCGCCAGGATGAAGCCGAATCCCAGGGTGACGGCGGAGGTGCCCAGCGGCAACATAAAGATCGGGTCAAGCCATACTCCCGGACCTCGACGTGGCCGCGCCAGCAGATACGCGCCGGCCACACCGATCATGAGCGATAACCCCACCGTCGCCAACGCAAAGGCCAGCGAATTGCGGATGGCTTCGCTGGGCGGGACGAATAAGATGGAGCCGCGCCGGTCGAGAAATAGCTCCCCGTAATACCTCAGCGACCAGCCATCAGCCGTGGCCAGGGATCGCTCAACCAGGGAGATCAATGGAACCAGCAAAATCACCAGCAAGGCCCCCAGGCTTAGGGCCACCAGCAGACGAGCGCGCCAGTCGCGAGCGGGGCGCTGTGCGGCCTCCTGAGGCCGAAAGTTCAGCGGCACGCTCGCGCGCGCCTGCCATCGGGTGTATAGCCCCATCACGCTGAAGGTGACGGCCATCTGTACAATGGAAAGGGTGGCGGCGATAGGGAGATGGAACAGGTGCACCGTCTGACGATAGATTTCAACCTCCAGCGTGGCAAAACGGGGGCCGCCCAATACCAAGATCACGCCGAATGAGGTAAAGCAGAAGAGGAAGACCAAGGAAGTGGCTGCGCCTAGCGCCGGCGTCAGTAAGGGCAGGGTTACATGGCGAAAGGTACGCCAGCGATCAGCTCCCAGCACCTGGGCGGCCTCTTCCAGCCGAGGATCCAAGTTAGCCCAGAATCCCCCGACGATGCGCACGACGATAGTAGCGTTGTAGAAGGCGTGAGCCAGCAGGATGATCCAGATCGTCTGTGTCAGACGGATCGGCGGTTGTTCCAAGCTGAACAGCTCCATCAACCAGGTGTTCAGCCAGCCGCGAGGGCCCAATAGGCTGGTGAACGCCGCCGCCACCACCAGCGTGGGCAGGACAAATGGCACGGTCGTAAGGGCGCGCAGGAAGTTTTTTCCTGGAAACGAGTAGCGGGCGAAGGCATAGGCGGCTGGCAGCCCCAAGACGAGGGTGAGCGCAGTGGACGCGGCCGCCTGCCAGGCTGTGAACCAGAGCACACGTCCGTAGTACCCATCGGCGACGAGCGCGCGCAGCGGCTGCAGGTCGAAAACCCCTTCCGGCGCCAGGCTGAGCCGGAAGATCTCCATCAACGGATAGAAAAAGAAAACGGCCAGATAGGCTAAGGGAGACCACAGGACCACAGACGACAGACGACGGACGATGGACGACGGATCACAGGTGACGGATAATAGGCGCGATGGACGAAAGGTCGGCAGGGACAGCGCCCTATCCCTGCCGCCCATCGTCTGCCGTCCCATATCCGTCGTCCATCGTTCATCCTTCATCATCCGCCGTCCATCATCTCAGCACGGTGGTCGTCCAGGCCTCAATCCACTTCTCGCGGCCGGCATCAATCGCCGCTGGCGAGATCTGAGCTGGCGCAGCAGGCACCTGGGCGAACTTCGTGAACACCTCCGGCAGCGCCGCGTTCGGATTCGCCGGGTAGACCCACATCTGCAGGGGAATATCCTCCTGGAACGCCCGACTGAGCATGAAGTCCACCAGCTTGCGGGCGAGCTCCGGCTGCTTGGCCCCCTTCAAGATGCCCACGAACTCGATCTGACGGAAGCTGCCGCCTTCAGGGAGGATGTTGCCGGTGGGCGACTCGTCCAATGGTTGCTCGCTGAAGTATACCTCAGCGGCAGGGCTGGTGGCGTAGGAGACCACGAGAGGGCGTGTGCCCTCGCCGGAGCCGCCGCTGAACTGCCCGTAGTAAGCGTCCTCCCAGCCGTCGGTGACATAGACGTCATTCTCGCGGAGCTTGCGCCAGAAGTCCAGATACCCCTCCTCACCAAAGTAGGCCACGGTAGTGATGAGGAAGGAAAGGCCTGGGGAAGAAGTGGCCGGGTTTTCCACCACCAATAGCCCTTTATACTCCGGCTTGGTCAGGTCCTCCAGGGTCTGTGGCACAGCCAGCCCCTTCTCAGCGAAGTAGGCTTTGTCGTAGTTCAGGCAGACATAGCCGAAGTCCACAGGCAACAGGCGATGCTCCGGGTCGAGCTCCAGCTCGTCGGGGATTTCGGCAAGCCCGGGCGCCTCGTACGGCTCGAAAATATCCGCGGCGATGGCCCGGCCGAAGAAGGTATTGTCCACGCCGAAGAACACATCGGCCAGCGGGTTGTCCTTGCTCAGGATCGCCTGATTGAGAGCCGAGCCGGCATCGCCGGCCTTCAAGATCTTCCACGTAGCGCCGGTTTCAGCTTCGAACTGCTGTACCAGCGATTCGCTCACAGCGAAGCTGTCATGGGTCATCAGTGTGACCACTGGGCGCTCGACGGCCGGCCTAGGGGTAGCCGTGGGCAGTGGGCTTCCCGTAGGCACAGCACAGGCTACCAACAAAGCCACAAGCAGCGCTAAACTGATCCAAGTTCGCATTTCCGCCTCCTTACATTCCATCTAGGAAAGTTGATAGGCCTTCATCCAGCGAAAGGCACTGCCCTCGCCTACCCGTTACCTGTAAACCGCGATCCCCTCTTACGAAGCCCGATGCACCACCAGTAAAGTGCCGCTGCGAACGCGCACGCTGGCCTGGCCTGACAGCATGACGTTGGAGACCCCCAGCGTCGAGCCCAGCGTCAGCCGGCCGTTGGCCAGCGGATATTCCAGCCCTTCGGTGTCAATACCGCAGACTTCGGGCGTCAACGCGATCAGCGACACGAGATCACCAGCCCGCCCCGTGATTTCGATGCGGGTTCGCACTACCCAGGCCGTCTCAGGGCCATCCGACAGTGAGAGCGTGATGTCGGCCCACTCATCGCGGCTGAGCAGCAGCAAATTAGCGATGGTCTGATCCAGGCGCCCCCCCAACGCCCCTATCACGCGGATCCACGTGGCCCCCGCTTGCTGTGCAGCCTGCAGAGCCAGCTCCAGGTCTGTCTGATCTTTGCGGGCTGGATAGGCCAGGAAGCGCGTCCCCGTCGTCTCCAAGCGAGCGCGCTGATCCGCAGGGAAAGAATCCAGGTCTCCCACGATCAAGGAGGGATGCAAGCCCATCGCCAGCGCGTGACGGGCGCCGCCATTGGCGCAGATGATCGTATCCTCCGGCCTGATGTGGGAGCGACAGGCGGCGTAATCGCTGATGATGCCGTTGGCCAGGATGATCGCTCGCATTCTTCCATCACGCTCAAGTGCAATAGTGTCGGCGCCGGCAACCCACAGATCATAGGCAACAAAGAAGGCCACCCACCTGGTCGGCGAATGGCCTTTTGATCTATGGCTTCTGCAATCCCTACGCCGGCATTACCCAGGTCAGGTTCAAGGGGTCAACGGCAGGCCAGGCAATCCTGGAATCCGTCCTCTCAGCCGGGTTACCTCCCAGCTCCCCCTGCATCACCCAAGTAATTCGATTGTAAACAAAGTGTAGCACGTTTCCGTGAGCGCGTCAAACCATCCAGGCTCGCGCTTTGCCTTCTGCTTACACCCCGCCGAATGCCGAGAACCCGCCGTCCACCGGCACCACGACACCGGTGACGAAGGCTGAAGCTGGCGAGAGCAGCCAGAGCACGGTGCCGATCAAATCCTCTGGCTCCCCAAAGCGGCCCATCGGCGTGTGCTCGAGGATCGCGCGCCCGCGAGGGGTCAGTTCACCAGTTTTCTCATCTATCAACAGGAATCGGTTCTGGGCGGTCAGGAAAAAGCCCGGGGCGATGGCGTTGACGCGGATCCGGGGTGAGTATTCTCGCGCCATGTACACCGCCAGCCATTGGGTGAAGTTGACCACGCCGGCTTTAGCCGCGGAGTAGGCAAGGACGCGCGTGAGCGGGCGAAGGGCGCTCATGGAAGAGACGTTCAAAATCGTCCCTTCGCCTCGTTCCGCCATTAGGCGGCCAAACACCTGGCTGGCCAGGATAGTGCCGATGAGGTTAAGGTCGAAGACGAAACGCAACGCGTCCTCGGGCAGGTCGAAGAAGGCGAGATCGGCGCCGGTGGTGGCACTAGGATGGTTCCCTCCCGCGGCGTTAATCAGCGCATCCACGCCGCCGAACTCGGCCCGGATGCTTTCCGCTGCCTGCACTAGCGTATCCCGCTTCAGCACATCGCCGTAGAGGGCGATCGCGCGGCCAGGGCTGCGGCTCAGCCGGTCCTGCAGCCGATCAGCCCGGGCGGGATTTCGGCTGAGGATAGCCACATTCGCGCCGCATTCCACCAACGAACAGGCGATCTCGCCGCCTAGAACCCCCGTGCCGCCCGTGATGACCACCGTGCGCCCAGTGAAGTCATAAAGTTTCGCCAGCCTGTCAGAATGTACCACGCCCATAGGCATCAAGTAGCGATTACCTCCTACTCAAAAACCGTCTTTACGCCAATCGTGCAGAGGCGACCACATCTAGATCCCAGCCGGCCCGATCGCCCATTTGAAAACGATAGTAACCGGCACAGGCGATCATAGCGGCGTTGTCCGTGCACAGCCAGATGGGCGGAATGGAATACGGGCGATTCATGCGCCGGGCCAGCTCGGCGCGCAGCGCCGCGTTGGCCGCTACCCCGCCGCATACACAGACGTGACGGACGTCATAGGCCGCGGCCGCCTCCAGCGTCTTGGTCACCAGCACATCGGCCACGGCTGCCTGGAAGCTGGCAGCTACATCGGCTACCGGCACCGGCTCCCCTAGCTCTCGCACGAGGCGTAGAACGGCCGTTTTCAGCCCGCTGAACGAGAAGTCGAACCGGTGCTTCCAGTCGTTGAGCAGAGCCCTGGGCAGCGGGAATCGGCCCGGATCGCCCCGCTCCGCTGCCCTCTGGATAGCCGGCCCGCCGGGATAGCCCAACCCCAACAGCCGCGCCACCTTGTCAAACGCCTCACCGGCCGCGTCATCCAGCGTGCCGCCTAACCGTTCATATCGGCCATGTCCGCGCATCAGCAAAAGCTCGGTATGTCCACCCGATACCACCAACACCAGGATGGGGAAATCATCCTCGCTGAGCCGTTTCCCCTGGTATGGCGGCTCACCAGGGCGTACGGGATCCAGCCAGTTGGAGTAAACGTGTCCCTCTAGATGGTTGATGCCCACTAGCGGCAAACCGCGGCCCAATGCGATCCCTTTCGCTACGTTGACGCCCACTACGAGCGACCCAGCCAGCCCAGGGCCATAAGTCACCGCCACGGCGGACAAGTCCTCCCACCCCACGCCGGCCTCCCGCAGCGTTTGCTCAATCACGGGGCGGATCGTGAGCACATGCTGTCGCGAGGCCACCTCGGGAAAAACGCCGCCGTACTGCCGATGCAAGTCCACTTGTGAGGCGACGACGTTCGACAGAAGACAGCGGCCATCAGCTAAGATGGCCGCCGCAGTTTCGTCACAGGAGGTCTCAATGCCCAGGATCAGTGTCATGGGATGAGCAAGCGCTGTCCGACGTAGATCCGATTTACGTTTCGAATGCCATTGGCCGCGGCAAGCTGTCGGATCGTGACGCCATAGCGCGCAGCGATGCTGTGAAGCGTCTCCTCGCGTCGAACGGTGTGGTAACGGACGACAGGCCCTTGCCTTATCACCAGCTTGCTAAAACCCGCTGACTTGTTGCGTACGGGCGCCAAACTGGCGCTGGCTGACGGGCTCAACCGGACGCGAGCGGTGACCGCGTCCAGCTTGGAGCCATCTGCGGGGCTTGGCCAGTACGCTTCCACATAGCCCCACTGGGCAATGGATACCGTGTAAGGTACAGTCGCAGTGAACGGCGCGTAGGTGCCCAACGTCCCTCCCATTGCGGTGGCGCGTCCCACGCGGCGAAAGCGCTGGTCTAGCACGTCTATGACCACCAGCGCTTCGAACGTATCCGATTGTCCTCGCACGGTGACCGGATTGCCCACCGATTGGTCATTGGCTGGCGAGGTCAGGATCACGCTGGGGCGTCGGCTAGGGATGAGCAAGGGCTGCCCTACGTAGATCAAGCTGGGGCTACGGAGGCGATTGGCCTGCATGATGTCGCGCACGGTCACCCTATGCCCTAACGCAATACGGAACAGGGTGTCGCCGGGGTGCACATGGTACAGCACGCCGGTAACAGGGCTGGGCGTGGCTGTCGGCACAGGGGGAGGAGTTGGCGTGGGGCCAGGCGTGCGGGTGGGCGTAGGGCCCCTCTTCTGTAGAAACACGCGCACCGTCACCTTGTCCATCTCTGTTCCATCTTTGGGGCTTATCCAGAACACGTCTACATAGCCCCACTGTGAGTCCGACACCACGTACGAGATATCGGCGCTGAACGGCGCGTACTCGCCCATGGCGGCCATGGCGCTTCCCGATCCCACCTCACGGAACTGACCGTCCAAGATGCGGATGCTCACCAATCCCTCGAAGACGTTGGCGCGTCCGCTCACCCGGACTGGGCTGCTCACCCGCGCGCCGGAGGCCGGCTTCTCCAAGAGGATGGGTGGCTCTGCCCGGGGGATACGCAGCACTTGCCCCACTCGAATCCGATTCACGTTTTGAATGCCGTTGGCGGCGGCTAGCTCTCGCACGGTGACGCCGTGGGTCACCGCGATGCGATACAGGGTATCACCGGGGTGCACGATGTACTGATTGGTGCCGGAGCCCGAGGTCGCATAGGCCGTGGTGGTCCCTACCAGCAAGCAGGCAAGGACCCAGAACATAACAGTCCCGATCCAACGAAGCCGATTCATTTTTCCTCCTTGAATCTTTCAAGCAGCTCGATCAGCACTCCGTGGGCGCCTTTGGGATGGATGAAGGCGACTCGGCCGTACGCGCCGCGGCGTGGGACGTGGTCAATCAGCTCGACCCCATGCGCCGCCAGCTCCATCAGCGTTGCCTCCAGATCATCCACCTCCAGGCAGATATGGTGTATGCCTTCACCCCGTTTGGCCAGGAACTTCGCTACGCCAGAATCCGAGTTGATGGGCTCCAGCAGCTCGATTTCGGAGTCGCTCGTGGGCAGGAAAGCGACCTTCACATCTTGCTCAGGGATGGTTTCCACGCGGCTGAGGGAGAGGCCCAGCGCATCGCGATATACGCGCAGAGCTGTCTCGATATCGTTGACGACAACAGCTATGTGGTGGATACGATAAATCATGGGAGGCTCCTATCGTAGTTCGTGGTAATAAGAGAGGACCATTCATATCCAGGCTTCCGGCTGGTACTCGCCGAAGACCTGGCGTAGCACGCCGCAGATTTCGCCCAGCGTCACGTAGTGCTCCACACAAGTCACGAAGAGCGGCATCAACTCAGCGTCGGGCCGGCGTGCCGCCGATTCCAGTTGCGCCAGCAGCTCGGCCACCCGGGTCGGATCTCGTCTGGCGCGCACTTGTTGTAGCCGTCGGATTTGCTCTGCCTGCGCTTGTTCATCCACGCGCAAGATCTCAATGGGCGGTTCCGCCTCGGTGACGAAGCGGTTGACCCCTACCACGATCTGCTCGCCCCGTTCGATAGCTTGTTGAACGCAATAGGCCGCCTCCTGGATCTCGCGTTGGATGTATCCCTGCTCAATGGCGCGCAGCGCGCCGCCGAGCGCATCAATCTTGGCGATATACGCTTGAGCGCGTCGCTCGATCTCATTGGTCAGGTATTCGACGAAGTAGGAGCCGGCCAGCGGATCCACGGTATCAGCCACGCCGGATTCATAAGCGATGATTTGCTGCGTGCGCAGCGCCAACTGCGCCGAAGCCTCGGTAGGTAGGGCCAACGCTTCGTCCTTGGCGTTGGTGTGCAGCGATTGGGCGCCACCCAATACCGCGGCTAGGGCTTGAAGTGTAACGCGAATCACATTGTTGTCCACCTGCTGCGCGGTGAGCGTAGAGCCGCCCGTCTGCGCGTGGAAGCGCAACTGCCACGAGCGTGGATCCTGGGCGCCGAACCGCTCGCGCATGATGCGCGCCCACAGGCGGCGCGCCGCCCGGAATTTGGCGATCTCTTCGAAGAAGTAGTTGTGGGCATTGAAGAAGAACGACAACTGGCCGGCGAAGTCGTCCACGTTCAGCCCGGCGCGTATCGCCGCTTGTACGTACTCGATCGCGTTTGCCAGCGTGAAGGCCACCTCTTGAACAGCCGTGCACCCCGCCTCGCGCATGTGATAGCCGCTGATGGAGATCGCGTTCCAGCGGGGAAGATGACGGGCGCAGTAACGGAACAGGTCCACAGTCAATCGCAGCGAAGGCTCCGGCGGAAAGATGTAGGTGCCACGCGCGGCGTACTCTTTGAGGATATCGTTCTGCACGGTGCCGCGCAATTGGTGGATGGGCACTCCTTGCTTTTTCGCTACGGCGATAACCATCGCCAATAGGATGGCAGCCGGCGCGTTGATGGTCATGGAGATGCTCACCTGATCCAGCGGGATGCCATCGAGCAGCGTCTCCATGTCGGCCAGCGATGAAATGGCGACCCCTACCTTGCCCACTTCGCCCAGGGCTAGCGGATGATCCGAGTCGTAGCCGATCTGGGTGGGCAGATCGAACGCCACAGAAAGGCCGGTCTGCCCCTGCTCCAGCAGATATCGGTATCGGCGATTCGACTCCTCGGCAGTGGCGTAGCCGGCATATTGGCGCATCGTCCACAGACGGCCGCGGTACATGGTGGGTTGGATGCCGCGCGTGAACGGGTATTCTCCAGGGAATCCCAGATCGCGCACGTAGTCGAGCTCGACGTCTTCCGGGGTGTACAGCCGGGCGACAGGGATGCCAG
Protein-coding sequences here:
- the tsaD gene encoding tRNA (adenosine(37)-N6)-threonylcarbamoyltransferase complex transferase subunit TsaD — encoded protein: MTLILGIETSCDETAAAILADGRCLLSNVVASQVDLHRQYGGVFPEVASRQHVLTIRPVIEQTLREAGVGWEDLSAVAVTYGPGLAGSLVVGVNVAKGIALGRGLPLVGINHLEGHVYSNWLDPVRPGEPPYQGKRLSEDDFPILVLVVSGGHTELLLMRGHGRYERLGGTLDDAAGEAFDKVARLLGLGYPGGPAIQRAAERGDPGRFPLPRALLNDWKHRFDFSFSGLKTAVLRLVRELGEPVPVADVAASFQAAVADVLVTKTLEAAAAYDVRHVCVCGGVAANAALRAELARRMNRPYSIPPIWLCTDNAAMIACAGYYRFQMGDRAGWDLDVVASARLA
- a CDS encoding LysM peptidoglycan-binding domain-containing protein, which produces MNRLRWIGTVMFWVLACLLVGTTTAYATSGSGTNQYIVHPGDTLYRIAVTHGVTVRELAAANGIQNVNRIRVGQVLRIPRAEPPILLEKPASGARVSSPVRVSGRANVFEGLVSIRILDGQFREVGSGSAMAAMGEYAPFSADISYVVSDSQWGYVDVFWISPKDGTEMDKVTVRVFLQKRGPTPTRTPGPTPTPPPVPTATPSPVTGVLYHVHPGDTLFRIALGHRVTVRDIMQANRLRSPSLIYVGQPLLIPSRRPSVILTSPANDQSVGNPVTVRGQSDTFEALVVIDVLDQRFRRVGRATAMGGTLGTYAPFTATVPYTVSIAQWGYVEAYWPSPADGSKLDAVTARVRLSPSASASLAPVRNKSAGFSKLVIRQGPVVRYHTVRREETLHSIAARYGVTIRQLAAANGIRNVNRIYVGQRLLIP
- the mce gene encoding methylmalonyl-CoA epimerase, translated to MIYRIHHIAVVVNDIETALRVYRDALGLSLSRVETIPEQDVKVAFLPTSDSEIELLEPINSDSGVAKFLAKRGEGIHHICLEVDDLEATLMELAAHGVELIDHVPRRGAYGRVAFIHPKGAHGVLIELLERFKEEK
- a CDS encoding methylmalonyl-CoA mutase family protein gives rise to the protein MGELSAEQKRWEQTVVQRALERSPERKLVFETPSGIPVARLYTPEDVELDYVRDLGFPGEYPFTRGIQPTMYRGRLWTMRQYAGYATAEESNRRYRYLLEQGQTGLSVAFDLPTQIGYDSDHPLALGEVGKVGVAISSLADMETLLDGIPLDQVSISMTINAPAAILLAMVIAVAKKQGVPIHQLRGTVQNDILKEYAARGTYIFPPEPSLRLTVDLFRYCARHLPRWNAISISGYHMREAGCTAVQEVAFTLANAIEYVQAAIRAGLNVDDFAGQLSFFFNAHNYFFEEIAKFRAARRLWARIMRERFGAQDPRSWQLRFHAQTGGSTLTAQQVDNNVIRVTLQALAAVLGGAQSLHTNAKDEALALPTEASAQLALRTQQIIAYESGVADTVDPLAGSYFVEYLTNEIERRAQAYIAKIDALGGALRAIEQGYIQREIQEAAYCVQQAIERGEQIVVGVNRFVTEAEPPIEILRVDEQAQAEQIRRLQQVRARRDPTRVAELLAQLESAARRPDAELMPLFVTCVEHYVTLGEICGVLRQVFGEYQPEAWI